One genomic segment of Desulfocapsa sulfexigens DSM 10523 includes these proteins:
- a CDS encoding TrkH family potassium uptake protein → MNFASIAHVIGILLIVTGCSMSLPIACSILYQENDLLPLLYSFAITTGAGIPLFIAFRKNNDLQIKDGFFIAVVGWVVVSAFSAIPYMIHGSIPSFTDAFFEMISGYTTTGATILNDIEAVPHGLLFWRSQTHLLGGMGFLTLAIIFLPHGMGGLRLFRAESSPGQVITKDKFKPRNRDTMVMLWWIYIGLNCIQIILLALGGMPLFDSLCTAFGTVSTSGYSTRNASIGAYNNAYFDWIIILFMFLGGLSFVLIYQVLRGDTNALKINTELRWYLGFLFFFCGAITLILWTKGTYHNISDALRYGTFQIVSLLTTTGFGTADYELWPHSAQMLLFVVCFVGACAGSTTSGIKVVHYVIICKYMYASIRKIFFQPMAVVSLRLNGRTIDDDIISLALCYFIINIFMVLVGGFVMTLTDNMNYSSAISSVIAALMNIGPGFGAVGPSHNFAFISDIGKWFLSWNMLVGRLEMFSALVLFFPSFWEK, encoded by the coding sequence ATGAATTTTGCATCAATAGCCCATGTCATCGGAATATTGCTTATCGTTACCGGCTGCTCCATGTCGCTCCCCATTGCCTGTTCCATCCTCTATCAGGAAAACGATCTCCTCCCGTTACTCTATTCTTTTGCTATTACTACCGGGGCTGGAATTCCACTTTTTATAGCCTTCCGAAAAAACAATGATCTGCAGATAAAAGATGGATTCTTTATTGCTGTGGTCGGCTGGGTCGTTGTGTCGGCGTTCTCTGCCATCCCGTATATGATTCACGGCTCTATCCCATCCTTCACCGACGCCTTTTTCGAGATGATTTCTGGCTACACAACAACAGGCGCCACCATCCTGAATGATATTGAAGCCGTTCCCCATGGTTTATTATTCTGGCGAAGCCAGACCCACCTCCTCGGCGGCATGGGCTTCCTGACTCTGGCAATCATTTTTCTTCCCCATGGCATGGGAGGACTACGCCTCTTTCGTGCCGAATCGAGTCCCGGCCAGGTCATCACTAAAGATAAATTTAAACCTCGGAACCGCGACACCATGGTTATGCTGTGGTGGATTTATATTGGGCTGAATTGTATCCAGATCATACTGCTCGCCCTTGGCGGGATGCCCCTTTTTGATTCACTCTGCACTGCATTTGGAACCGTTTCGACCTCTGGATATTCAACAAGAAATGCCAGCATAGGTGCCTACAACAATGCCTATTTTGATTGGATTATTATTCTTTTTATGTTTCTCGGCGGTTTGAGTTTTGTTTTGATCTATCAAGTGTTGCGAGGGGATACTAATGCCCTCAAAATAAACACGGAACTTCGCTGGTACCTTGGTTTTCTGTTTTTTTTCTGTGGAGCCATTACTCTTATTTTATGGACAAAGGGAACCTATCACAACATTTCCGATGCTCTCCGATACGGAACTTTTCAGATTGTTTCACTTCTTACCACAACGGGTTTTGGAACTGCAGACTATGAGCTTTGGCCACACTCTGCCCAGATGCTCCTTTTCGTAGTCTGCTTTGTTGGCGCCTGCGCCGGATCAACCACAAGCGGCATTAAGGTTGTCCACTATGTTATCATCTGCAAGTACATGTACGCATCGATCCGGAAAATCTTCTTTCAACCGATGGCTGTTGTTTCATTGCGACTTAATGGCCGGACGATTGATGACGACATTATCAGTCTGGCCCTCTGCTACTTTATTATCAACATTTTCATGGTTCTGGTTGGCGGATTTGTCATGACGCTCACCGACAATATGAACTACAGTTCGGCTATAAGTTCGGTTATTGCGGCACTTATGAATATCGGCCCTGGATTTGGAGCCGTAGGCCCCAGCCATAATTTTGCCTTCATTTCAGACATTGGCAAGTGGTTTCTTTCCTGGAATATGCTGGTGGGACGGCTGGAGATGTTTTCCGCGCTTGTTCTCTTTTTCCCCTCGTTCTGGGAAAAATAG